A segment of the Lycium ferocissimum isolate CSIRO_LF1 chromosome 10, AGI_CSIRO_Lferr_CH_V1, whole genome shotgun sequence genome:
attttttcttcaattttctagaattttccttatagtaataaaagatgaatttgctcttagtcatctttttaatcacatgtattttgcatcatgtgggccatagtctaCTCCAACTTGATGGCCACAAGACTTCTTCCAcaagtcatgaataataattttcaaattccaagtttagCTTATGCCAACAATACCTACAAAGAATCGCGCCTTAAAGCAAAAAACCGAGAATGGCCTtgccttaacttcccgcgattgactcggaatattccaatgtacgaaatgcgaggtataacatcttGGCGGAGATGGCAAACAGAAAGGGATCGAAGGCGAGGATGATTTGAGGAGAATGGAGGGACGCGGGATTGGTGGTTTCGTGGTGGCCGGATACGAGGGCGTGGTAACGATCCGTGGTGTCAAGGAGTTCCGCCGGCAGTTGTTGGTTGCAGCGTGTTAAGAAGAAATTTTCTTAGAGAGAGAGGTGACggaggagagagaaaatggaggaaaatgggaGCAGAATGTGAGAGAGTATAGTTTTTAATActaaatacaatataattttagtGTACTAGTGACCTTGTGTAATTAACATACAAGATTTAGCTGTGGGATATAATTTTGGGTAaagtatagctactaaatataaataaggcCAAATGTTCTCAATACCATGTAGATttcccaaaaattaaagaccaccccaaatgactTTCCAATTTGGGTTTAGCGGACTCGACAACTAGATAGGCCCATCTTGTACCAGTAGCGAATTTCATGGATGGCCTATTTGTACCCTGCTATTTAATGTGCAGTCAATTTCTAATTATTGTGCACAAATAGCCAGTATAATGCTAACATGAATTTTGATTTGCCCTTATGCTTTCAAAAAACCTTTAGTTCAAAGGTGTTCTTTCATGCAACTCTTCAGAGAAAAGTAGGAGCTCTGCTATCTTCAACTAAGCATACTTACTGTGCAGAGTACTTTGGGTTGTCTTTATTTTAAGcatatttttatcaaattttactTACGTTTTACATACTGGAAGAAATTgaacaatttaaaaaattggATATGTCTGAAACAGCAACTTTAAATAGTCCATGGGTGCACTTCTGCCAATGTCATGTGTATAAGCCTGCTCTGGTGGACGATAGCTCTAAAATTGTTGTCCCTTAACCTTGCTGGTATTCAAGCAAACAAGAAGAAATTGCACATTTTTActttcaaatgggctggtctttaatttttgcatttcaaaatcaaacttatgtcCAGTGGGACTTAAGTTTTTTCAAGGTTGCGGAGGGTAACTTGTGGGATATTATgatgcaaaaatatatattgtccagcgaaaaaattatttggctctagggacaaaaattaaagaccagcacaaaatagggacaaaagtacAAATGGCTCTAGGGACAAAAGTACAAAATAGGGCCAACAAAGGCCTAAAACAGGCGGAAGATCATTTGGCAAGCTGCTTCATAATCCGACTAAGGAAATAAGTAACAAATTGTAAGtatttttacttaaaaaaatacCTTATTTTTAGTGTCGTATATAATCTGAGATAATATGATTCTGACTTCCTTCCAACTCACTAAATTGTCAAGAAAGAATCAATTAAGGAGTACTCAATTAAGTATGAGCAGAAGCATCTTGGGTTGCCTTGGACAAGAGAAAAAACAGAAAGATATGATCCATAAGCACACTGCATCGTCCCACATGACATGCTTTATTTTTTCCCAATAAAAGAGGGAAGAGAAAAAAGCTACAAAAGAAATCATGGTTTGCCCTTTTCTTAATTCACATGGTTTGAATGTTACAAGGTGGACCCCACTCCACCGAACAGcaattttcctttatttctctAATCTCTAGTTCAATATGACTTCTTCGAACGTGGACAATTATTTCGGAGTCAAAGGCAAATTAGATTAAACAAAATTCTCCTTCAGTTTCATTTTACATTTAACTGGATAccgaatttgaattaaaaaaatttggaatatAACAAAATTTCTTTTAACATTTATTGTTTTAATTACATTCATGACATCCTATGAAAGTGTAACTCCTTAGAACAAACTCAcaattacaaaattatttttaattatatgtCTTTCTGATAAGTGTATTTTGTTggattataaatatataattattgttacaaaaacataaaaattatcattatcttttcatatttttaacaaaatattacAAGAAATAATTAATACAGGGTCAAGTAAGATATCAcaaaaaacacaacaaaacgATAAAAGGAGAGCAAGAGTGTCATTGAAAGAATACGGAAGACATTTTACAACAAAACCAAGaattcataacatgttttcaTGCCAAAACCGTTACCAACAAGCAAAATGGTTACGAGAAGTTATAACATGTTATCATATCAAAACCGTTACCAACAAGCAAAACGGTTATGACGAAGTCACCTCATGGCTATAAAATGGACATTGTCAAACTCTGATGAGGGGGAAGAATTAGTCTTGGtccatttctcttctttttgtctTTGTAGGATAgcattttctaatttttttttagtttttcttactccataatggagtaatttttttctGTTGGAATAGTTGAGGAAGCTTGATATATTCATGATGCTATCTCAGTTTTTATATGTTCTTGGATTGaaactttttatttatatttcaaactgtgctggaatgataatttcaattcattattaatattttatctCTAAGTTAttcttatattaattttgtaattctCGCGGagcaaaattaatatataataacCAGTGAGTAAAATAGCAGAGTGAGAGTAATTTTTAGTATCATTATTCCaaatctttatcttatttcttccaaatttaattctaacggagggattgactcaaataagtttattgatttaaacggtctttattttatttctatcagccctaattctcacggagggattgactcaaataaCCTTATTGACTTAAAGGCTAAACGCAAGAGGTCTTTACTCCTGTAGCACAATTcaagcaagaaaatattttagtttAATCGTCACTAGTTTTAAAGCAATTAATTGACATAACCTCATGGagtgttaattaattatttatttcttagtGTGAATATATAATTGTATTAGCAATAAGCAATTATTCCTTAGAGAAATGCATGTAGAAACTGGATTTtatcataaaaatatatcaagtgAATTCACAAAGAATTCCcaactctttttatatataaatcttCCGGAAGTCGTTTGTTTTAATTAAgtaatttataatttcaaactcacctttcatcaatttgattctctcaaatagtaACAAAGATAATACAAATCTATAGTATAGGTGGTTCCAATCTCTGTGGAACGATATCTTAAACTTTACTATAATTTGACAGAATACGAGCAGAAAAATCTATACAAATTAGCTTCGTCACTTTCTtataagaaatatttatttctacatatacgagaaaataatacataaaatatctTTGTACAATTTTGTTTCTATTCGAATTACTCCCTCTATTCACTTTTAATGCTCTATAATGGTTTtttacacaccccttaagaagtACTTAACAAATAAAGCGTTTTTATTACAATAATAACCAAATTAATTGGTGTATGGTATaataaacttgaaaaataatttgagaaaTTAGTTGTTAATGTTAAAGGTAGAAAAcagattttttttccttttaatatgCTAAATTGAACAAGCAACAGTGAAAAATCTATCTTtactaatataataaacaagtaaaagtgaataaaAGAGAATATAAAATGTTATGTTTGCCAGTTTCCAAAAAGCAAACCATATAAAATGGAAactattaattaaaaattgtacTACAACTTAAAGGTGAAGTTCAGTCCCATAGTAAAAAACCTTGAATACGCGTTTGTACAATTGTACTGCTAGAGTTGCCAACTCTATGGCAGCTGTAACGAAACTTTTAATAATTTCCATCCACAATAATGTTTGTTAGGCACTACAGTATTATATTTCCCACTTTTGTCCCGTCGGTGACTaataaaaaaacttttattaaaCCAAACACAGTTTTTGGTTGCGTCAACCAAACAGTGTGCAAGCATAttaaactctagaaatttgtACCTCAATTTCACTGTCCACACtcacaattcttcttcttctttcatcaatttctaaaaatgcataccaaaaCTGATTCAGAAGATACGAGCTTAGCTCCATCATCACCAGACCATACTCGCCGACCAGTATACTATGTTCAAAGCCCATCACGTGACTCACACGATGGggaaaaaacaacaacatcGTTTCAATCAACTCCAGTTCTCAGTCCAATGGGTTCACCACCTCATTCTCACTCATCCGTTGGTCGTCACTCGCGTGAATCATCTTCCAGTCGATTTTCAGGGTCCTTAAAGCCTGGATCTAGAAAGATTTCACCTAATGATGCTGCAAATGGTGGAAGGAACAACAGGAAAGGACAGAAACATTGGAAGGAATGTGATGTTATTGAAGAAGAAGGGTTGCTTGATGATGAAGAGAGGAGTAAATCTATTCCTAGGAGATGTTATTTTCTTGCGTTTGTTGTTGGGTTTTTTGTTCTGTTTTCGTTCTTTTCGCTTATTCTTTGGGGTGCTAGTCGTTCTCAGAAACCCAAAATCACCATGAGGGTAAGTCCTCAAAAACACACAtcaattattacttttttttcaCGAACTatcattatttttcctttttctatctGAATTATCACCATCTATCTATTAAAACATACCTAATTGAGTGGTGGATGATGATAATTCAGGCAGGAAAGGAAAggggaacaactgatagttggcTTAATTAATTTTGAGGTAATTCATGTAGGAAAAGgaaacaactgatagttggcTGTTGGCTTAATTAGTTTTGAGGCTTGTTTTAATACATATGTATAGTGATAATTTAGGTAAAAACAGGGAACAATTGATAGTAGGCTTAATCAGTTTCGAGGCGTGTTTTAATGCATAGATGGTTGACAATAATTTAGGTAGAAAAAGAGAAACATCTGATAGTTGGGGTGTCAAATTCACGAAAAAGTGATAATTTAAGTGTGTTTTTGACAATTAACTCTTCTAATTTCTAtcattttgatgatttgaccgGAGATCTGAAATGGGTATTTGTTGAATTGTGATTTCAGAACATAAAATTTGAGAGCTTCAGGATTCAAGCTGGTTCTGATAATTCAGGAGTAGCTACTGATATGATCTCCATGAACGCTACTGTGAAATTCCGTTACCGTAACACTGCTACATTTTTTGGTGTACACGTCACATCATCCCCTGTTGATCTCTCATTTTCAGAACTCACAATTGGCTCTGGAGCAGTAAGCATTTCATCCTAAAAGCTCGTTTGAATGTTGAAATTGATTTTGTATATAAGCTTGTTCGGGTAAAAGTACTTAAACTGATAATAAGCAAGTGATGTGTTTGTTAAGATGACTAGACACCCTTAGTTTTTGACTGATTTTAGTTTGTAAGCACTTACTTATAAGTAGTTTGGGTGTTTATCAAACGTGTAAATAAATCTAAAAGTACCTTAAGCCAGTTTGATcagtttataaatttaaaatatgagCTCATGTGGCATAaatatgaatgattttattcaatttttattgaTTTGTGGAATGGGTTGAAACAGATGAAGAAATTCTATCAATCAAGAAAGAGCCAAAGAGTTGTAGCTGTATCAGTGATAGGTAACAAGATTCCATTATATGGAAGTGGATCAACTTTGAGCACACCAAAAGGGGCGACGACATTGCCAGTGCCACTGAAATTAAACTTCAAGCTGAGATCAAGAGCTTATGTTTTGGGCAAAGTGGTGAAACCGAAGTTCTACAAGACAATTGACTGCTTAATTACTTTTAATTCCCAGAAGCTGAACATTGCAATTCCACTAAAGAATTGTACCTACAATTGAATGCTTATTG
Coding sequences within it:
- the LOC132033390 gene encoding uncharacterized protein LOC132033390 is translated as MHTKTDSEDTSLAPSSPDHTRRPVYYVQSPSRDSHDGEKTTTSFQSTPVLSPMGSPPHSHSSVGRHSRESSSSRFSGSLKPGSRKISPNDAANGGRNNRKGQKHWKECDVIEEEGLLDDEERSKSIPRRCYFLAFVVGFFVLFSFFSLILWGASRSQKPKITMRNIKFESFRIQAGSDNSGVATDMISMNATVKFRYRNTATFFGVHVTSSPVDLSFSELTIGSGAMKKFYQSRKSQRVVAVSVIGNKIPLYGSGSTLSTPKGATTLPVPLKLNFKLRSRAYVLGKVVKPKFYKTIDCLITFNSQKLNIAIPLKNCTYN